Proteins from a genomic interval of Gossypium hirsutum isolate 1008001.06 chromosome A09, Gossypium_hirsutum_v2.1, whole genome shotgun sequence:
- the LOC107888678 gene encoding DEAD-box ATP-dependent RNA helicase 14 yields the protein MAATATASFAGPTFAPPDPTLPKPWKGLVDGKTGYLYFWNPITNVTQYERPTIVDSVPKSSPVRSSIQIQQYSEVRYGYNPDKENDRYGRGNNDASKPEPVSRFNQNASGGPILSHNTPNGTHGSVVGGSSAGRHGLVAEGSNLSGDAYRHQHEITVTGDEVPSPFSSFEATGFSSEILREVHSAGFSAPTPIQAQSWPIALQGRDIVAIAKTGSGKTLGYLIPGFMHLKQCRKDPRMGPTVLVLSPTRELATQILDEALKFGKSSRISCTCLYGGAPKGPQLREIERGVDIVVATPGRLNDILEMSTISLRQVSYLVLDEADRMLDMGFEPQIRKIVNEVPSCRQTLMYTATWPKEVRKIAADLLGNPVQVNIGNIDELVANKSITQYVEVLSPMEKHRRLEQILCSQESGSKIIVFCSTKKMCDQLARNLSRQFGAAAIHGDKSQADRDYVLNQFRTGRSPVLVATDVAARGLDIKDIRVVINYDFPTGVEDYVHRIGRTGRAGATGLAYTFFVDQDSKHASDLIKVLEGANQLVPAELRDMASRGGLMGRPRRWAPSSGGFGRGRGGRTDLGYGGWDSGRGGRGISTSSTWLEKSGGGRGNDHESRDRYNRGFHGSNDRRRSRSRSPAGWGDRHKNTGHDRSRSCSADRYDKGPRLHEEMIKRDRSPPLQQRMPPNSNGFRGS from the exons ATGGCTGCTACTGCAACTGCTTCTTTTGCGGGCCCAACATTTGCTCCGCCAGATCCCACTCTTCCCAAACCATGGAAAGGCCTAGTTGATGGTAAAACTGGTTATCTCTACTTTTGGAATCCAATAACCAATGTCACCCAATATGAGAGGCCCACAATTGTAGATTCTGTCCCGAAGTCTTCCCCAGTGCGTTCTTCAATTCAGATTCAGCAATATTCTGAAGTGCGGTATGGGTATAATCCTGACAAGGAAAATGATCGTTATGGAAGAGGCAACAATGATGCATCAAAACCTGAGCCAGTATCAAGGTTTAACCAG AATGCAAGTGGTGGACCTATTCTTTCCCATAATACACCTAATGGGACTCACGGCTCTGTGGTTGGAGGATCTTCTGCTGGGAGACATGGATTAGTGGCTGAGGGAAGTAATTTGTCTGGTGATGCTTATCGCCATCAGCATGAGATAACTGTAACT GGAGATGAAGTGCCTTCACCCTTTTCATCATTTGAAGCTACTGGCTTTTCTTCTGAGATACTTAGAGAG GTACACAGTGCTGGGTTTTCTGCTCCGACCCCAATCCAGGCTCAGTCGTGGCCAATTGCATTGCAAGGTAGAGACATTGTGGCCATTGCTAAAACGGGTTCTGGGAAAACTTTGGGTTACCTAATTCCTGGATTTATGCATCTCAAGCAATGCCGTAAAGATCCTCGAATGGGTCCAACTGTGTTAGTATTGTCACCAACGAGGGAGTTGGCTACTCAGATACTAGATGAAGCTCTCAAGTTTGGGAAATCCTCAAGAATTAGTTGCACG TGTTTGTATGGAGGAGCACCAAAGGGTCCTCAGTTGAGAGAGATTGAGAGAGGAGTAGATATTGTGGTTGCTACTCCTGGCCGGTTAAATGATATTCTAGAGATGAGCACAATCAGCCTTCGTCAAGTTTCTTACCTTGTGTTAGATGAGGCTGATCGCATGTTGGACATGGGTTTTGAACCTCAAATAAGGAAGATTGTGAACGAAGTGCCTAGTTGCAGGCAGACTCTCATGTACACGGCAACATGGCCGAAGGAAGTCCGGAAAATTGCTGCAGATCTACTCGGAAATCCTGTTCAGGTCAACATTGGCAATATCGATGAGCTTGTGGCAAACAAGTCTATTACACAG TATGTTGAAGTATTATCACCAATGGAAAAACACAGAAGATTGGAACAGATACTGTGCTCCCAAGAATCCGGATCCAAAATCATAGTTTTTTGTTCAACCAAGAAGATGTGTGATCAACTCGCCCGCAACCTCAGTCGACAGTTTGGAGCTGCTGCTATTCATGGAGACAAATCTCAGGCTGACAGGGACTACGTACTGAATCAGTTTCGAACTGGGAGGTCACCAGTGCTTGTTGCTACTGATGTTGCTGCTCGGGGTTTGGACATTAAAGATATCAG GGTAGTAATAAACTATGACTTCCCCACTGGAGTTGAAGATTATGTTCATAGGATTGGAAGGACTGGAAGGGCAGGTGCAACTGGATTGGCTTATACATTCTTCGTCGATCAGGATTCGAAGCATGCTTCAGATCTCATCAAAGTTCTGGAAGGAGCAAACCAGCTGGTGCCCGCTGAACTTCGTGATATGGCTTCACGTGGTGGTTTGATGGGAAGGCCTAGGCGTTGGGCTCCAAGTTCTGGTGGCTTTGGTAGGGGACGTGGTGGACGTACTGATTTGGGCTATGGTGGCTGGGACAGTGGAAGGGGTGGTCGTGGAATTTCTACATCCTCTACCTGGCTTGAGAAAAGCGGCGGAGGACGTGGAAATGATCATGAGTCTCGTGATAG GTACAATCGTGGTTTCCATGGTAGTAATGATAGGAGACGAAGTCGCAGTCGAAGTCCTGCTGGTTGGGGTGATCGTCATAAAAACACTGGTCATGATCGTAGCCGTAGTTGTAGTGCTGACAGGTATGATAAGGGTCCTCGCTTACACGAGGAGATGATTAAACGTGATCGGTCACCGCCACTGCAACAACGCATGCCCCCTAACAGTAATGGGTTTCGAGGGAGCTGA